A single window of uncultured Methanospirillum sp. DNA harbors:
- a CDS encoding 50S ribosomal protein L11 — protein sequence MADVVEVLVPGGKATAGPPLGPALGPLGINVKAVVDEINKKTATFNGMQVPVRVEVDAKKNFTISVGIPPTTALIMKEAGIEKGSGEPNTKTVGNIPLEAAVTIANMKLESMLSYDLKNAVKEVVGTCVSLGVTVSGKKPKDVIAEINTGVHDAVLKG from the coding sequence ATGGCAGATGTGGTCGAGGTACTAGTACCCGGTGGAAAAGCCACTGCAGGTCCACCACTTGGACCTGCACTAGGCCCCCTCGGTATCAATGTCAAAGCTGTTGTTGACGAGATCAACAAGAAGACTGCAACCTTCAACGGGATGCAGGTTCCTGTCCGTGTCGAGGTGGATGCGAAGAAGAACTTCACCATCTCGGTAGGTATTCCGCCAACAACCGCCCTCATTATGAAAGAGGCTGGCATTGAGAAGGGTTCAGGAGAACCCAACACCAAAACCGTGGGGAACATTCCACTGGAGGCCGCTGTCACGATTGCCAACATGAAACTGGAGTCCATGCTTTCATATGATCTCAAGAACGCCGTCAAGGAAGTTGTTGGGACCTGTGTCAGTCTTGGTGTCACTGTTTCAGGCAAAAAGCCCAAAGATGTCATAGCTGAGATCAACACGGGCGTTCATGACGCGGTTCTCAAGGGATAG
- a CDS encoding transcription elongation factor Spt5, which produces METEPRLTRIYAVKTTNRAERSVADNIDKAVRDIRNTIKVMSVIAPDELKGYVLVETTEPLARVQELMEQVPSARIVLPGATSLEEVGHYLTPKPAVSGIDEGTIVELIAGPFKGEKAVVKRVDASKEEITVELYESVLPIPITVRGDHVRIIDRGEDD; this is translated from the coding sequence ATGGAGACTGAACCTCGCCTCACCCGAATCTACGCGGTCAAGACGACAAACCGGGCTGAGCGTAGTGTAGCAGACAACATTGACAAGGCAGTCCGGGACATCCGCAATACGATCAAGGTTATGTCAGTCATCGCCCCGGATGAGCTGAAAGGGTATGTCCTCGTCGAGACAACAGAACCTCTCGCGCGCGTTCAGGAACTTATGGAACAGGTTCCAAGTGCGCGTATTGTCCTGCCAGGTGCAACCTCTCTCGAAGAGGTCGGTCACTATCTGACACCAAAACCGGCAGTAAGCGGTATTGATGAAGGGACAATTGTTGAACTGATCGCCGGGCCGTTCAAGGGTGAAAAAGCGGTTGTAAAGCGTGTGGACGCTTCAAAAGAGGAGATTACTGTTGAACTGTACGAGAGTGTTCTTCCAATTCCGATCACAGTCAGAGGCGATCACGTCAGAATAATTGACCGTGGCGAGGATGATTAA
- a CDS encoding protein translocase SEC61 complex subunit gamma — protein sequence METPKINLNLNEELFRKYWRVLKLARFPKRDEYTKIALVAAAGVLVVGLLGFIVYLLFVYLPH from the coding sequence ATGGAAACCCCTAAGATAAATCTAAATCTGAATGAAGAACTCTTTCGCAAATACTGGCGGGTTCTGAAACTTGCACGCTTCCCGAAGCGCGATGAATATACCAAGATCGCCCTCGTGGCAGCAGCCGGTGTGCTGGTTGTCGGACTGTTAGGTTTCATTGTATACCTGCTCTTTGTATACCTCCCGCACTGA
- the ftsZ gene encoding cell division protein FtsZ gives MRSIVEEALNRAKAESEPPQNNSDLDAVLKSMMTKIAVIGCGGGGSNTISRMHDEGIPGTTLYAVNTDAMHLATVRADHRILIGRQRTRGLGAGSYPQVGEEAALESEHEIHRAVDDADMVFITAGLGGGTGTGCAPVVAKAAHEEGALTIAVVTLPFTAEGAIRSENAEAGLERLREVADTVIVVPNDRLMEVVPKLPLSAAFKVADEVLMRAVKGITELITVPGLVNLDFADIRAVMEKGGVAMIGMGESDTTDKAADSVRKAIRSPLLDIDISGATSALVNVTGGADMTMAEAEGVVEEVYNLIDPDARIIWGAQIDNTMQGTIRTLLILTGVRSPQIYGRNEKSNPKFQRHFEIDFLK, from the coding sequence ATGAGATCAATTGTCGAAGAGGCATTAAACAGGGCTAAGGCAGAGAGTGAACCGCCGCAGAACAACAGCGATCTGGATGCGGTTCTCAAGTCCATGATGACCAAGATAGCGGTCATCGGTTGCGGGGGTGGGGGATCAAACACCATCAGCAGGATGCATGATGAGGGGATCCCTGGAACCACCCTGTATGCAGTGAACACCGATGCCATGCATCTTGCCACTGTCCGTGCTGATCATCGTATCCTCATCGGAAGGCAACGGACCCGGGGGCTTGGGGCAGGGTCATATCCTCAGGTTGGTGAGGAGGCTGCTCTTGAGAGTGAACACGAGATTCACCGGGCTGTCGATGATGCTGACATGGTCTTCATAACTGCCGGGCTCGGGGGGGGAACCGGGACCGGATGTGCTCCGGTGGTTGCCAAGGCGGCTCATGAAGAGGGTGCTCTGACTATAGCAGTCGTCACTCTTCCCTTCACGGCAGAAGGCGCCATCAGATCAGAGAATGCAGAAGCCGGACTTGAACGACTCCGTGAGGTTGCTGATACCGTGATTGTTGTTCCAAATGACCGTCTCATGGAGGTTGTTCCCAAGCTTCCCCTCTCTGCAGCGTTCAAGGTTGCTGATGAAGTGTTGATGCGGGCAGTCAAAGGTATCACCGAACTGATCACAGTGCCCGGTCTAGTGAACCTCGACTTTGCTGATATACGGGCAGTTATGGAGAAGGGGGGCGTTGCCATGATCGGGATGGGTGAGAGTGACACCACTGACAAGGCTGCTGATTCTGTGCGCAAGGCCATCAGATCCCCCCTACTGGATATCGATATATCGGGCGCGACATCTGCCCTCGTCAACGTCACCGGCGGTGCAGACATGACCATGGCAGAGGCAGAGGGGGTTGTAGAAGAGGTATACAACCTGATTGACCCTGATGCACGTATCATCTGGGGAGCCCAGATCGATAACACGATGCAGGGTACGATCAGAACTCTCCTGATCCTGACCGGCGTACGGTCGCCACAAATATATGGGAGAAATGAGAAAAGTAACCCGAAATTTCAGAGACACTTTGAGATAGACTTTCTGAAGTGA